One window of the Streptobacillus canis genome contains the following:
- a CDS encoding transposase — MIVYYFFFFVNIFLLNIFLFYKYIHTTNNFSILQYKEITYKTLSIQDFVTKLLFHLPYKHFKMINRFGFYARRKSSKLKLALTLFKSKLKKVPSLFRKNFKAIWCFDPFMCPNCSIKLEVYELFVSSAIGRPIHKFYNPNGLLFK; from the coding sequence TTGATAGTATACTATTTTTTCTTTTTTGTCAATATTTTTTTATTAAATATTTTTTTATTTTACAAATATATTCATACTACTAATAACTTTTCGATTCTTCAATATAAAGAAATTACTTATAAAACTTTATCTATTCAAGATTTTGTTACTAAATTACTTTTTCATTTACCTTATAAACATTTTAAGATGATTAATAGATTTGGTTTCTATGCTAGAAGAAAATCTAGTAAGTTAAAGTTAGCTCTTACTTTATTTAAGTCTAAACTTAAAAAAGTTCCTTCTCTTTTTAGAAAGAACTTTAAAGCTATTTGGTGCTTTGATCCTTTTATGTGTCCTAATTGCAGTATTAAGCTTGAAGTTTATGAACTTTTTGTTTCTTCTGCTATTGGACGACCTATTCATAAATTCTATAACCCTAATGGCCTATTATTTAAATAG
- a CDS encoding NADPH-dependent FMN reductase — protein sequence MKKVLFVVGSTRKESFHRQLAEFLKGEVEKTGNAAEILNYEGLPFFSQDIEFPTPEVVKNIRSKFAESDALWILSPEYNGSYSGTLKNLLDWVSRPVDPAVQGAPEFIKGKPVTISGAAGRSKAAFVIENLKNLATYMGFKVAANNSGINIPGESWGTNVLVLGEEEKALLTKQVEDFIKEL from the coding sequence ATGAAAAAAGTATTATTTGTAGTTGGTTCTACTAGAAAAGAATCATTTCACAGACAATTAGCAGAATTTTTAAAAGGGGAAGTTGAAAAAACAGGAAATGCAGCAGAAATTTTAAATTATGAAGGGTTACCATTCTTTAGTCAAGATATAGAATTTCCTACACCTGAAGTAGTAAAAAATATTAGAAGTAAATTTGCTGAATCAGATGCATTATGGATTTTATCACCTGAATATAATGGTTCATATTCAGGAACTTTAAAAAACTTATTAGATTGGGTTTCACGTCCAGTTGATCCAGCAGTTCAAGGTGCGCCTGAATTTATTAAAGGAAAACCAGTTACAATAAGTGGAGCTGCAGGAAGATCTAAAGCTGCGTTCGTAATTGAAAACTTAAAGAATTTAGCAACATATATGGGATTCAAAGTTGCTGCAAACAATTCAGGAATTAATATTCCTGGAGAATCTTGGGGAACAAATGTTTTAGTTTTAGGTGAAGAAGAAAAAGCTTTATTAACTAAACAAGTAGAAGATTTTATTAAAGAATTATAA